One Candidatus Cloacimonadaceae bacterium genomic window carries:
- a CDS encoding helix-hairpin-helix domain-containing protein codes for MRNPINNLLTPQEQKVLLYLACFFMLGGALNLMGWTPLAASKRPVSTSEIKETVKTDAEIKIDIRTATKEELILLPGIGEKRAADIIARRKEKPFQNVSEIMDIKGIGQGTYEKMKPMLIIFGDSEIVAPVAKSPSTKENGGTKKSTLSKADDDSIVNINSGGISELTKLSGIGEVKARAIIDYRKENGAFGSIEDLVKVKGIGAKTLEKIRHRLAI; via the coding sequence ATGCGCAACCCGATCAACAATCTCCTCACGCCTCAAGAGCAGAAAGTGCTGCTCTATCTGGCATGCTTTTTCATGCTGGGAGGGGCTTTGAACCTGATGGGATGGACTCCTTTGGCGGCTTCGAAACGCCCCGTCTCGACCTCCGAGATCAAGGAAACCGTCAAGACCGACGCCGAGATCAAAATCGACATTCGCACTGCCACGAAAGAGGAATTGATCCTACTGCCCGGCATCGGTGAAAAACGCGCCGCGGACATCATCGCCCGCCGCAAGGAAAAGCCTTTTCAAAATGTGAGCGAGATCATGGATATCAAAGGCATCGGGCAGGGCACCTACGAAAAGATGAAACCGATGCTGATTATCTTCGGCGATAGCGAGATCGTCGCCCCCGTTGCCAAAAGCCCATCCACAAAGGAAAACGGCGGCACAAAAAAGTCAACACTCAGCAAAGCGGACGATGACTCCATCGTCAATATCAACTCCGGTGGCATATCCGAACTCACCAAACTCAGCGGCATCGGCGAAGTCAAAGCAAGAGCGATCATTGATTACCGCAAGGAAAACGGCGCCTTCGGCAGCATCGAGGACCTCGTCAAGGTCAAAGGCATCGGCGCTAAGACGCTGGAAAAGATCCGTCACCGCCTTGCGATTTGA
- a CDS encoding T9SS type A sorting domain-containing protein encodes MKTTIVAFVVILAALTSLTTLYAQTVLLPGDIKILKIGYEGEAICDPFYFKCRVALEPGTELYFTDCGVRSNGTFLPANSSDEGHIKLTVPEFYPAYLPFVIYAPIVSDWIRVLGIFGTSTLLAGDQIICYQGSINNPTFITAVNFSGGGWQNEAFTFEESTLPPGLTNGVDALALDRSVFTTSTAFYNPDGLVFEIIPGGGGDINLTDIECPRTVHVGIWPPSIGNEGDVSLLDIANWWSSNWGSIYDSNLWSAGYFEAWDIIVLPANLTQPPPEFYPWTIPPIALALYWINVPDTCPVELSSFTALATQQNFVQLDWITQSETEVLGFYIYRNTISNLESAEMVSPLIAATNTSQEQSYRFTDREVQLGTWYYWLQNMDMNGEFNYHGPVSATLTGGIDVPVTPEIPLITSIQSIYPNPFNPVTTIAYGLDKAGDVKIEIYNIRGQRISTLISGTMNAGNYRVRWNGMDEDNRLCTSGVYLVKMITGQHSATRKIILLK; translated from the coding sequence ATGAAAACTACCATTGTGGCCTTTGTGGTTATTCTCGCTGCACTTACGAGCCTAACAACGCTATACGCACAAACTGTATTATTGCCGGGGGACATTAAGATTCTCAAAATCGGGTACGAGGGAGAAGCAATATGTGACCCCTTCTATTTCAAATGTCGAGTAGCTCTGGAACCAGGAACGGAACTATATTTTACTGACTGTGGAGTTAGGAGTAACGGTACTTTCTTGCCAGCAAACTCATCTGATGAAGGGCACATTAAATTGACTGTGCCGGAATTCTATCCTGCATATTTACCATTCGTCATTTATGCCCCAATTGTAAGTGACTGGATTAGGGTTTTAGGAATATTCGGAACATCAACTTTGCTTGCCGGTGATCAAATAATTTGCTACCAAGGTTCGATTAATAATCCCACGTTTATCACAGCTGTAAACTTTAGCGGTGGTGGATGGCAAAATGAAGCATTCACTTTTGAGGAATCTACTTTACCACCTGGGTTAACTAATGGGGTTGATGCTTTGGCTTTGGATAGAAGTGTATTTACCACTAGCACAGCTTTCTATAATCCCGATGGTCTTGTTTTCGAGATTATTCCTGGAGGTGGTGGTGATATCAATTTAACAGATATAGAATGCCCAAGAACCGTACACGTGGGAATCTGGCCTCCGAGCATTGGAAACGAAGGTGATGTGAGTTTGCTTGATATTGCTAATTGGTGGTCTTCTAACTGGGGCTCAATATACGATTCTAATTTGTGGAGTGCTGGCTACTTCGAAGCGTGGGATATCATAGTCCTTCCAGCTAATCTAACACAGCCTCCTCCAGAATTTTATCCATGGACAATTCCTCCAATTGCTCTTGCATTATACTGGATAAATGTGCCTGACACATGTCCCGTCGAATTGTCATCCTTTACTGCGCTTGCCACTCAACAGAACTTTGTTCAGTTAGATTGGATAACACAATCAGAAACAGAAGTTTTGGGTTTCTATATCTATCGCAACACCATTAGCAATCTGGAAAGCGCTGAGATGGTCAGTCCTTTAATTGCGGCAACGAACACATCTCAGGAGCAAAGCTATCGATTTACGGATCGAGAAGTTCAGCTCGGTACCTGGTATTATTGGTTGCAAAACATGGATATGAACGGAGAGTTCAATTATCACGGACCTGTGAGCGCCACTTTGACCGGCGGCATTGACGTACCGGTCACTCCTGAAATACCGCTCATTACCAGCATCCAAAGTATCTATCCCAATCCGTTTAATCCTGTTACAACCATCGCCTACGGTTTGGACAAAGCGGGAGACGTTAAAATCGAGATATACAATATCCGGGGTCAGCGCATCAGCACGTTGATATCCGGTACGATGAACGCCGGCAATTACCGGGTGAGATGGAATGGCATGGATGAGGATAACCGCTTGTGTACATCCGGGGTTTACCTTGTGAAGATGATTACCGGGCAGCATTCTGCTACAAGGAAAATCATCTTGCTGAAATAG
- a CDS encoding T9SS type A sorting domain-containing protein — MKYLALSLVIVALLFGAIPLSAQAQLVGELVIDSVSGYIIQMRLIVENIGDQTFSYEFPDSEMSYYSINGEAVHEMVLPVVIPFTLDPGASFIFNMTHNHPLDPGVYVIQGYLAIIDEQGNPMPIGDPQTVIIGDAIPITIGAGDQLSRIPIDFYWRSTLYECVFTAEEMNHTSGWITSISFYNNFPLQSFLNQLIHVYLAHVVQDDLAAGLIESGILIPVFNGLVDFPIGSNEINIPLSSAIYYNGIHNLGLVVFRPIPSSYQTGVEPFQAQAADPLRSRKLFSDHLNLNPMNNPAANPNQHIGFMPKTTFYLIPYTSGNSNENLLPDPLSVNHHPNPVYGMCSIELRLVKPMPARVDIFNLRGQKVRSLHSDNQAKVHLLQWDTRDSAGKTCPSGIYFYRVHAGKTTLTKRLILLH; from the coding sequence ATGAAATATCTTGCGTTGTCTCTTGTGATTGTTGCGCTGCTTTTTGGGGCGATCCCACTGAGCGCGCAGGCGCAGCTTGTCGGCGAGCTGGTGATTGATTCCGTGAGCGGCTACATAATCCAGATGCGGCTGATCGTGGAAAACATCGGAGATCAGACCTTTAGCTATGAATTCCCGGATTCCGAGATGAGCTATTACAGCATCAATGGAGAGGCTGTCCACGAAATGGTATTACCAGTGGTGATTCCGTTTACACTTGACCCCGGAGCCAGTTTCATCTTTAATATGACGCACAACCATCCGCTTGATCCGGGTGTGTATGTGATTCAAGGCTACCTGGCTATCATCGATGAACAGGGCAATCCCATGCCGATTGGAGACCCCCAAACGGTAATCATCGGAGATGCTATTCCCATCACTATCGGAGCCGGGGATCAGCTTTCCCGCATCCCGATAGATTTTTACTGGCGATCCACCCTCTATGAGTGCGTTTTCACCGCAGAAGAGATGAACCACACTTCCGGATGGATCACTTCAATCTCGTTCTACAACAATTTTCCCCTGCAGAGTTTCCTAAACCAATTGATCCATGTCTATCTGGCACACGTGGTTCAGGACGATCTTGCCGCTGGATTGATCGAGAGCGGTATCCTGATTCCGGTATTTAACGGCTTGGTGGATTTTCCCATTGGATCAAACGAAATCAATATCCCACTGTCTTCCGCCATTTATTACAATGGAATCCACAACCTCGGACTGGTGGTGTTTCGCCCCATCCCAAGTTCCTATCAGACAGGGGTGGAGCCATTTCAGGCACAGGCTGCCGATCCCCTGCGCTCCCGAAAACTCTTTAGCGACCACCTAAATCTGAATCCCATGAACAATCCTGCCGCCAACCCCAATCAACATATTGGTTTCATGCCCAAAACAACCTTCTACCTCATTCCCTATACTTCGGGAAACAGTAATGAGAACCTGCTGCCAGACCCGCTGAGTGTAAACCATCACCCAAATCCAGTATATGGTATGTGTAGCATAGAGTTAAGGTTGGTAAAACCGATGCCGGCACGGGTGGATATATTCAATCTGAGGGGGCAGAAAGTGCGCAGCCTGCATAGTGACAATCAAGCCAAAGTCCATCTGCTGCAATGGGATACCAGGGATTCAGCGGGGAAAACCTGTCCTTCGGGAATCTACTTCTACCGCGTCCACGCCGGGAAAACCACGCTCACAAAGAGATTGATCCTGCTGCATTGA
- a CDS encoding CaiB/BaiF CoA-transferase family protein, with amino-acid sequence MDKPLSGIRVLDLTRVLAGPYCTLILSDLGAEIIKVENPAGGDDSRGYGPFINGRSLYFISINRGKKSVSLNLKTPKGKEILKELAKHCDVLVENFRPGTMERLGLGYETLKTINPRLIYAASSGFGHSGPYSEKPAYDILAQAMGGIMSITGWQGMAPTRVGMSLGDITASLFTAIGINAALFQREKTGLGQKIDIAMLDCQIAILENALVRFQAEGKNPQPIGNRHPTIAPFQAYQARDEYFVIAIGNDSLWKAFCQAIEHEELITHELFATNKARAENLETLNQILEPMFESKPAGEWLCLFETHQIPSAPINKIDQIMQDDQIRARNMLVEVEDGIAGKIKIAGNPIKMDSIPESPTREKIPEIGEHNHQVLSELLLMSVDEINHLRSEGVI; translated from the coding sequence ATGGATAAACCCCTATCCGGAATCCGCGTCCTCGATCTGACCAGAGTGCTGGCAGGACCTTACTGCACATTGATCCTGAGCGATCTCGGAGCTGAGATCATCAAGGTGGAAAATCCCGCAGGGGGTGACGATTCACGTGGCTATGGACCATTTATAAATGGGAGAAGCCTCTATTTCATCAGCATCAACCGCGGCAAGAAGAGCGTTTCACTCAACCTAAAAACGCCAAAAGGTAAAGAGATTCTAAAGGAATTGGCAAAACACTGCGACGTGTTAGTGGAAAACTTCCGCCCCGGAACGATGGAACGCCTCGGACTCGGATACGAAACTCTCAAAACCATCAATCCGCGTCTGATCTATGCCGCGTCCTCGGGATTCGGCCATAGCGGTCCCTATTCTGAAAAACCGGCATACGATATCCTCGCCCAAGCCATGGGCGGGATCATGAGCATCACCGGGTGGCAGGGCATGGCGCCCACGCGGGTGGGCATGTCCCTTGGGGATATCACGGCATCTCTTTTCACCGCCATCGGCATCAACGCGGCTCTTTTCCAGAGAGAGAAGACCGGTTTGGGACAAAAAATCGACATCGCCATGCTCGATTGCCAGATTGCGATCCTCGAAAACGCATTGGTTCGCTTTCAGGCTGAGGGAAAGAACCCGCAACCGATCGGCAACCGGCATCCCACCATTGCTCCCTTCCAGGCATATCAGGCAAGGGACGAATATTTCGTGATCGCCATCGGCAACGACAGCCTGTGGAAGGCTTTCTGCCAGGCAATCGAACATGAAGAGCTGATCACGCACGAGCTTTTTGCTACAAACAAAGCCCGCGCTGAGAATCTGGAGACGCTGAACCAAATCCTGGAACCGATGTTTGAAAGCAAACCCGCCGGCGAGTGGCTCTGCCTGTTTGAAACGCATCAGATACCCTCTGCTCCGATCAACAAGATTGATCAGATCATGCAGGACGATCAAATCAGAGCCCGCAACATGCTCGTCGAGGTGGAGGACGGCATCGCCGGAAAGATCAAAATCGCCGGTAATCCGATCAAGATGGACAGCATCCCGGAATCCCCCACACGAGAGAAGATACCCGAGATCGGCGAACATAACCATCAAGTGCTCAGTGAGTTGCTTCTTATGAGCGTTGACGAAATCAATCATCTACGCAGCGAGGGCGTGATCTGA
- a CDS encoding pyridoxamine kinase, producing MTHSDSRPDKRILAVHDLSGFGHTSLMAIMPIMYRMGLQTAVLPSALLSANTDFPGFRMVDFGDSMMDFIGHWKKLGLRFDAIYTGFLGNPAQAEMLVSAFGDLVAKDGIILVDPVLGDAGKLYSCYDESMIDAMKMLVKYADIISPNVFEAAMLVGADPNASIDSEACGCWAKQLCMDRTKHCIITSVPSADPRYTHVGHYDREMDVYCEYSCEYVPVWFPGTGDCFSAFLIAGIMNGFPIGISIQATMVLLRDAIRLSIPLVKDPRTGIALQRVMDLDIMGYFTGVSSGR from the coding sequence ATGACACACTCGGACTCAAGACCGGACAAACGCATCCTCGCGGTGCACGATCTTTCGGGATTCGGACACACTTCGCTGATGGCGATCATGCCGATCATGTATCGCATGGGGCTGCAAACAGCGGTTTTACCCAGCGCGCTGCTTTCTGCAAATACGGATTTTCCGGGATTCCGGATGGTGGATTTCGGTGATAGCATGATGGATTTCATCGGGCACTGGAAAAAACTCGGTTTGCGCTTTGACGCCATCTACACAGGCTTTTTGGGCAATCCGGCTCAGGCGGAGATGTTGGTTTCCGCATTTGGTGATCTTGTGGCAAAGGATGGGATCATCCTCGTCGATCCGGTCTTGGGAGATGCGGGAAAGCTTTATTCCTGCTATGATGAATCCATGATCGACGCGATGAAAATGCTCGTAAAGTATGCCGATATCATCAGTCCAAACGTCTTTGAAGCGGCGATGCTTGTGGGAGCCGATCCCAATGCTTCAATAGATTCCGAGGCTTGCGGTTGCTGGGCAAAGCAGCTTTGTATGGACAGAACAAAGCATTGCATCATCACCAGCGTGCCTTCCGCGGATCCGCGCTACACCCACGTCGGACATTATGACCGGGAGATGGATGTCTATTGTGAATACAGTTGTGAATACGTGCCGGTCTGGTTTCCGGGGACTGGAGATTGCTTTTCGGCATTTCTGATAGCGGGGATAATGAACGGGTTCCCGATCGGGATTTCGATCCAGGCGACGATGGTTTTGCTCAGGGATGCGATCCGGCTCAGCATACCTTTGGTGAAGGATCCCAGAACTGGAATCGCGCTTCAGCGGGTAATGGATCTGGATATTATGGGATATTTTACCGGAGTTTCATCTGGTAGATAA
- a CDS encoding xanthine dehydrogenase family protein molybdopterin-binding subunit, translating into MDYKYIGKSVPRIDGKEKVSGAAIFGDDIDFGANLLYAEIISSTKAHALIKSIDTSRAEKLEGVVKVFTGKDFPFKFGLYMKDRYVFAQDRVRFVGEQVAAVVARTPQIAKRAALLIEIEYEALPVVLDQMDALKDGAVLLHPDLADYPHVPWFFPKEKTNIAHWRKTRKGDLEKGFADADVILEETYEVPRYAHCAIETHVAIGKYDLSGRLTVWSSSQSPHTQRHLFAEALAPLGLTHKDVRVIAPHVGGGFGGKAGVTMEIIPAALATKLKGYAVKLRWTREQEFVNTYQRLGVVAKLKIGVKNDGTITALDHKIYWDAGAYVEYGANVVNAVGLSAIGPYRIPNVSIDSVCVYTNLPPGGAYRGFGYSEMLFGLESLITTVANKIGMDEIAFRRHNAILEGDTTAYGVKMNPNGLLEAIDKVKKAIDWDKKLVSKDPTKALGKGFSLFWKAPAMPPNASSSAFLKFNEDASINLIISGMDIGQGYQTVMAQIAAEILSVPPDKIRVETPDTDRNPYEWQTVASHITWSSGNAVKKAAIDAREQIFALVHRVFNLPIDELFLEDEAVKCNTDKSFNLPLRSFIVEGIATKDGTYKGGPINGRGMFMPEYSSAAGDPETSQGGHPNVHYTVGAGALILEIDKETGKMKVLKVAEAIDAGKAINPDLIKGQITGGLLQGLATVLYEDMRYDKHGRLLNPNFTDYKIPTSMDVPDEIIPIIVEVPQPDGPFGARGIGEHTMLPAAPMIANAVFDALGIRIRQMPITAEKVALAILDKGGKTDG; encoded by the coding sequence ATGGACTACAAATACATCGGCAAATCGGTTCCCCGCATCGACGGGAAGGAAAAGGTCTCCGGAGCCGCCATCTTTGGCGATGACATCGATTTTGGCGCCAACCTACTCTACGCGGAGATAATATCCAGCACCAAGGCACACGCGCTCATCAAATCCATAGACACATCCCGGGCGGAAAAACTCGAAGGCGTGGTCAAGGTCTTCACCGGCAAGGACTTTCCTTTCAAGTTCGGGCTTTATATGAAAGACCGCTATGTCTTTGCCCAGGATCGGGTTCGCTTCGTCGGAGAACAAGTTGCCGCAGTGGTTGCCCGCACTCCGCAGATCGCCAAAAGAGCGGCACTATTGATAGAGATCGAATATGAAGCCCTACCCGTCGTGCTGGATCAAATGGACGCTCTCAAGGACGGCGCTGTTCTATTGCATCCGGACTTGGCGGATTATCCTCACGTTCCGTGGTTTTTCCCCAAAGAAAAAACCAATATCGCCCACTGGCGCAAGACCCGCAAAGGCGATCTGGAAAAGGGGTTCGCGGATGCGGACGTGATACTTGAGGAGACTTATGAGGTTCCGCGCTATGCCCACTGCGCCATCGAGACCCACGTGGCGATCGGCAAATATGACCTCTCCGGCAGACTGACGGTTTGGAGTTCATCCCAATCCCCGCACACGCAGAGACATCTTTTTGCCGAAGCGTTGGCACCCTTAGGACTCACCCACAAGGACGTGAGAGTGATCGCTCCGCACGTGGGAGGAGGTTTTGGCGGCAAGGCGGGAGTCACCATGGAAATCATTCCCGCGGCGCTGGCAACCAAGCTCAAAGGCTATGCCGTGAAACTGCGTTGGACACGGGAACAAGAATTTGTGAATACATATCAGCGTCTCGGAGTCGTGGCAAAGCTCAAGATCGGGGTCAAAAATGATGGCACCATCACCGCCCTCGATCACAAGATTTATTGGGACGCGGGAGCTTATGTGGAATACGGCGCGAACGTAGTGAACGCCGTTGGTCTTTCCGCCATCGGACCTTACCGCATCCCGAATGTATCGATAGATTCCGTATGCGTTTACACAAATCTGCCTCCGGGAGGAGCATATCGCGGTTTTGGCTATTCGGAGATGCTCTTCGGTCTGGAATCCCTGATCACGACAGTCGCCAACAAGATCGGCATGGACGAGATCGCTTTCCGCCGCCACAACGCCATCCTCGAAGGAGATACGACAGCCTATGGCGTAAAGATGAATCCCAACGGTCTTTTGGAAGCGATCGACAAGGTCAAAAAGGCGATCGATTGGGATAAAAAGCTGGTTTCCAAAGACCCGACCAAGGCTTTGGGAAAGGGCTTTTCCCTTTTCTGGAAAGCTCCGGCGATGCCGCCCAACGCTTCTTCCTCCGCGTTTTTGAAGTTCAACGAGGATGCCAGCATCAATCTCATCATCTCGGGCATGGATATCGGTCAGGGCTACCAAACAGTGATGGCACAGATCGCCGCTGAGATTTTGAGCGTGCCGCCTGACAAGATCAGGGTGGAGACTCCCGACACGGATCGCAACCCCTATGAATGGCAGACGGTTGCATCGCACATCACGTGGAGCAGCGGCAACGCGGTCAAGAAAGCCGCCATCGATGCGCGCGAGCAGATTTTTGCCCTCGTACACCGCGTTTTCAACCTGCCCATCGATGAGCTTTTTCTTGAGGACGAAGCGGTCAAATGCAATACCGACAAGAGCTTCAACCTACCTTTGCGCTCCTTCATAGTGGAAGGAATAGCAACTAAAGACGGCACTTACAAAGGCGGGCCGATCAACGGACGCGGGATGTTCATGCCGGAATATTCATCCGCCGCGGGAGATCCGGAAACCAGTCAGGGGGGGCATCCAAACGTGCATTACACCGTCGGCGCCGGAGCACTCATCCTCGAAATCGACAAAGAGACCGGCAAGATGAAAGTCCTCAAGGTAGCGGAGGCAATCGATGCCGGAAAGGCGATTAACCCCGATCTAATCAAAGGACAGATCACCGGCGGCTTACTGCAGGGCTTGGCGACCGTGCTCTATGAAGACATGCGCTATGACAAGCACGGCAGGCTGCTCAATCCCAATTTCACCGATTACAAGATTCCCACTTCGATGGACGTGCCGGACGAGATCATACCCATCATCGTGGAAGTGCCTCAACCGGACGGACCTTTCGGCGCCCGCGGAATCGGCGAACATACCATGCTGCCGGCGGCTCCGATGATCGCCAACGCTGTCTTTGACGCGCTCGGCATCAGGATCAGACAGATGCCGATCACTGCCGAAAAGGTTGCCCTGGCGATCCTCGACAAAGGCGGAAAAACAGATGGATAA
- a CDS encoding iron-containing alcohol dehydrogenase produces MFYLPTRIFFGADALEQSRDHIQPLGRKALIVTGKAGAKQCGALDETCALLDDLGSKWSHFDEITENPVLEQVISGKKRFLQEDCDFLIGIGGGSPIDAAKAISLAAANDLGIDDVYDVSRFKKAYPIIAIPTTSGTGTETTQYSVLTDNAKQKKAGFGSELVFPSLAICVPRYTLSLPQNVTLNTGIDALSHLLEGIYSVKRNPLLYPLIQSGVKSIILNLPIALNEPGNLKVREELMRASLYGGMTIAHAGTTLQHSIGYPLTSLFGVPHGLANGIVMKDMMELYFPAVETELNAMFAHLGMSKADFFAWLEKLLPDTYIPLTEEEIECCTTEVMASRNMASNPFVVDADQVKTLYRKTLRDTL; encoded by the coding sequence ATGTTTTACCTTCCCACAAGGATATTTTTCGGAGCCGATGCTCTGGAACAGAGCAGAGATCACATCCAGCCATTGGGACGCAAAGCCTTGATCGTCACCGGAAAAGCCGGCGCAAAACAATGCGGCGCTCTGGACGAAACATGTGCTCTGTTAGACGATCTCGGCTCCAAATGGTCTCACTTTGACGAGATCACGGAAAATCCCGTCCTTGAACAAGTTATCTCCGGCAAAAAGCGATTCCTGCAGGAGGACTGCGATTTTCTCATCGGCATCGGAGGAGGCAGCCCAATCGACGCTGCCAAAGCGATCTCTTTGGCAGCGGCAAACGATCTGGGCATTGATGATGTCTATGACGTGAGTCGTTTCAAAAAAGCCTATCCGATCATCGCCATTCCCACCACCTCCGGAACGGGCACCGAAACAACCCAGTATTCAGTTTTGACCGATAACGCCAAACAAAAGAAAGCTGGTTTCGGCAGCGAACTGGTTTTCCCCAGTCTGGCGATCTGCGTTCCCAGATACACTCTCTCTTTGCCGCAAAATGTGACTCTCAATACCGGCATCGACGCCCTAAGCCACCTATTGGAAGGCATCTATTCGGTAAAGCGCAATCCTTTACTCTATCCCTTGATCCAAAGCGGCGTCAAATCAATCATCCTAAACCTTCCCATCGCCTTAAACGAACCCGGGAACCTGAAAGTGCGCGAGGAACTGATGCGCGCATCGCTCTATGGCGGAATGACCATCGCCCATGCCGGAACCACGCTTCAGCACTCCATCGGTTATCCGCTGACCTCGCTATTTGGCGTTCCGCACGGGCTTGCCAACGGCATCGTGATGAAAGACATGATGGAGCTCTATTTTCCCGCGGTCGAGACGGAACTGAACGCAATGTTCGCTCATCTTGGCATGAGCAAAGCCGATTTCTTTGCCTGGCTGGAAAAGCTTCTCCCCGATACCTATATCCCATTGACGGAAGAGGAGATCGAGTGCTGCACCACCGAAGTGATGGCAAGCCGCAACATGGCAAGCAACCCCTTTGTCGTGGATGCCGATCAGGTCAAAACGCTTTATCGCAAAACTCTACGGGATACGCTATGA
- the rsmD gene encoding 16S rRNA (guanine(966)-N(2))-methyltransferase RsmD, which translates to MRIITGNFKGRNLFMVPGATTRPTSAFNREMIFSVHQDYQGARVLDLFAGTGSLGLEALSRGAAWVDFVEFSSNAISVLLKNIKLLGCADQCHVFRKRAEVFLTDPRERYDIIFLDPPYDKSLLNPILKTIFAHDLLLIGGIVIAEHSPKEPVAEELSSFVYKDKCTKTSSFSFLSRAENESTAR; encoded by the coding sequence ATGCGCATCATCACCGGCAATTTCAAGGGCAGAAATCTCTTTATGGTACCGGGTGCGACTACGCGTCCCACCTCCGCTTTCAACCGTGAAATGATCTTTTCCGTGCACCAGGATTATCAAGGCGCGCGCGTGCTCGATCTCTTTGCCGGAACGGGTTCGTTGGGTTTGGAAGCTCTTTCCCGCGGAGCTGCTTGGGTGGACTTTGTGGAGTTTTCCTCAAACGCGATCTCAGTTCTGCTCAAAAACATCAAATTGCTCGGTTGTGCCGATCAATGCCACGTTTTTCGCAAACGCGCGGAAGTCTTTTTGACCGATCCGCGCGAGCGCTATGACATCATTTTCCTCGATCCCCCCTACGATAAAAGCCTGCTCAACCCCATCCTGAAAACCATTTTTGCCCACGATCTGTTGCTCATTGGCGGCATCGTCATTGCGGAACATAGCCCCAAGGAGCCCGTCGCGGAAGAGCTTAGCTCCTTTGTCTATAAGGATAAATGCACCAAAACCTCCAGTTTCAGCTTTCTGAGCAGAGCTGAAAACGAGTCAACGGCAAGATAG
- a CDS encoding amidase, protein MPPDILLQRVEEICRLLEQRDSLINAFLPETGRRERLKKQAQQLIDRYPAQKPLLYGLLAGIKDIYNVEGMPTRAGSQLPEEAFIGEESSLVTMLKALGVLIVGKTVSTEFAYFQPGETRNPIDPNHSPGGSSSGSAAAVAAGFCDFSIGTQTIASVIRPAAYCGIVGFKPSYGIFPLDGVLPFSQSADHPGFFSLSIDAMIRIMKALLPGWKDEETDEPTLGIPSEYFLGQANEEARAAFQESRNKLVSSGCREIETTVFEDIESINKLHQDLIAREFYLNHEQLYSSYGSLYSQPSKDLFHKGKAIPDYRADQARTEQKRIRQQVSETMRDTGIKLWISPSTTSAAPRGLESTGSPLMSLPFTFCGLPSITIPHGKSAHGLPFGIQISAEFLKDHYLLNAAKHITNKLFTG, encoded by the coding sequence ATGCCTCCTGATATCCTGCTGCAGCGCGTTGAAGAAATCTGCAGGCTCTTGGAGCAGCGCGATTCTCTCATCAATGCTTTCCTGCCTGAAACGGGGCGCCGCGAACGCTTGAAAAAACAAGCACAACAACTGATCGACCGCTATCCCGCTCAGAAACCACTGCTCTATGGATTGTTAGCCGGCATCAAGGATATCTACAACGTGGAAGGCATGCCCACCCGTGCCGGTTCACAGCTTCCGGAAGAGGCATTTATTGGCGAAGAATCATCCTTGGTCACCATGCTCAAAGCTCTCGGAGTACTCATCGTGGGAAAGACGGTCAGCACGGAGTTTGCCTATTTTCAACCCGGAGAGACGCGCAACCCCATTGATCCCAACCATAGCCCCGGTGGTTCATCCAGCGGTTCGGCTGCTGCGGTGGCGGCAGGTTTTTGCGATTTTTCCATCGGTACCCAAACTATCGCTTCCGTGATCCGTCCTGCGGCATATTGCGGGATCGTGGGGTTCAAACCAAGCTATGGCATCTTCCCGTTGGACGGAGTCCTCCCTTTCTCCCAGTCCGCCGATCATCCCGGCTTTTTTTCCTTAAGCATCGATGCCATGATCCGGATCATGAAAGCCCTGTTGCCGGGTTGGAAAGATGAGGAAACCGATGAACCGACCCTCGGTATTCCTTCCGAATACTTTCTGGGGCAAGCGAACGAGGAAGCCCGCGCCGCATTCCAAGAATCAAGGAATAAGCTTGTCTCAAGCGGATGCAGAGAAATCGAAACCACGGTGTTTGAAGACATTGAAAGCATCAACAAGTTGCATCAGGATCTGATCGCAAGAGAGTTTTACCTCAATCACGAGCAGCTTTACTCAAGCTATGGATCATTGTATTCTCAACCGTCAAAAGACCTGTTCCACAAAGGAAAGGCGATTCCGGATTATAGAGCCGATCAAGCGAGAACAGAGCAAAAGCGCATCAGACAACAGGTGAGTGAAACGATGCGCGACACCGGCATCAAACTGTGGATCAGCCCCTCAACGACCTCCGCCGCGCCCCGCGGACTCGAATCCACCGGCAGTCCCTTGATGAGTCTGCCCTTCACTTTTTGCGGTTTGCCGTCAATCACTATACCCCATGGAAAAAGCGCTCACGGGCTTCCATTTGGTATCCAGATTTCCGCAGAATTCTTGAAGGATCACTATCTGCTCAACGCTGCCAAACACATTACAAATAAACTATTTACAGGATAA